In Kogia breviceps isolate mKogBre1 chromosome 19, mKogBre1 haplotype 1, whole genome shotgun sequence, a single genomic region encodes these proteins:
- the LOC131747038 gene encoding phosphatidylcholine transfer protein, with product MDLVAGGFSEEQFREACAELQQPALSGADWELLVETFGISIYRLLDQQTGVYEYKVFGVLEDCSLDLLADVYMDLDYRKQWDQYVKELYEKECNGEVMVYWQVKYPFPMSNRDYVYVRQRRELDHEGQKIHVILAQSTSVPQFPEKSGVIRVKQYKQRLAIQSDGKRGSKVFMYYFDNPGGQIPSWLVNWAAKNGVPNFLKDMTKACQNYHKKT from the exons ATGGACCTTGTGGCCGGCGGCTTTTCTGAGGAGCAGTTTCGGGAAGCCTGCGCTGAGCTTCAGCAGCCCGCACTTTCCGGGGCAGACTGGGAGCTGCTGGTGGAGACCTTTGGTATCAGCATCTATCGGCTGCTGGACCAG CAGACTGGAGTGTATGAGTATAAGGTCTTTGGCGTTCTGGAGGATTGCTCGCTGGATCTACTTGCAGATGTCTATATGGACTTAGACTATAGAAAACAGTGGGACCAGTATGTTAAAG aactttaTGAGAAAGAGTGCAATGGAGAAGTAATGGTCTACTGGCAAGTCAAGTACCCTTTTCCCATGTCCAACAGAGAT TACGTGTATGTGCGGCAGCGGCGAGAGCTGGACCATGAAGGACAGAAGATCCACGTGATCCTGGCCCAGAGCACCTCCGTGCCACAGTTTCCAGAGAAGTCGGGCGTGATTCGGGTGAAGCAGTACAAGCAGAGGCTGGCGATCCAGAGCGATGGCAAGAGGGGGAGCAAAG tTTTCATGTATTACTTCGATAACCCAGGTGGCCAAATTCCGTCCTGGCTCGTTAACTGGGCTGCCAAG AATGGAGTTCCTAACTTCTTGAAAGACATGACAAAAGCCTGTCAGAACTATCACAAGAAAACCTAA